Within the Mumia flava genome, the region GGACGACGTCGACCGGGGGCAGGGGGTACCCGGCCACCCCGTCCCGACACCGCAGCCCTCGTGGATCGTGGTGGCGATCAGTCGAGTGGTCACTCAGCAGGCTGCCGGCAAGCTGTGGCCCTGCATCCACCTCGAGGTCGATCGGTCGCGGGTCGGTGCCGTCGTCCTCGGAGAGTCGGCACTGCTGTGCGCGACCTGCACCGGCGAGCTCGGAGACAACCGGCTGGAGGCCTGCTCGAGGTGCGGCAAGAGCCGCCGCGCGCTGACGCCGGTCCTGTTCGACGCCTCGCCGACGATCCGTGTCGTCGCCGGCGTGTGCACGTCCTGCTTCGAAGGAGGCTCCAATGGCCGTTGAGCTTGCAACCGCGTACGTCTCGCTGGTCCCATCCACCCGTGGGATGGGGGCGGGGATCGTCAAGAGCCTCAAGGGCTCCGAGCGCACCCTTGAGAAGTCCGGCAGCAACCTCGGCGGCCGGGTCAAGGCCGGGTTCGGGAAGGCACTCAAGGCCGGCGCGCTCGGGGCGTCGATCGTCGGCGCGCTGACGGTCAAGAAGGGCCTCGACCGTGCGCTCGGCATCGAGGAGGCGCAGGCCAAGCTGCGCGGCCTCGGGCACGACGCCGAGTCGATCCAGACCATCATGGAGTCGGCGCTCAAGTCGGTGCAGGGGACGGCGTTCGGCCTCGACGCTGCGGCGACTACGGCGGCCGGTGCGGTCGCGGCCGGCATCAAGCCGGGCCAGGAGCTGACGAAGTACCTGACGGCCGCCGCCGACGCCGCGACGATCGCCGGGGTCGACGTCGCCGAGATGGGCTCCATCTTCAACAAGGTGGAGTCGAACACCGTCGCCTACACCGACGACCTCCAGCAGCTCGCCGACCGCGGCATCCCGATCTTCCAGTGGCTCCGCGACGAGTTCGACGTGTCGGCCAAGGGCCTTCGGAAGATGGTCGAGGGCGGCGAGGTCGACTCGGACACGTTCCGCAAGGTCATCACCGACAACATCGGCGGCGCTGCGCAGGAGTCGGGCAAGACGACCACCGGCGCGTGGAAGAACCTCCTCGCTTCCCTGGGTCGCGTCGGGGCGAACCTGCTGTCCGGCCTGCTGCCAGACATCCGCGGCGGCTTCGGGAGCATCACCGAAGCGCTCGGCCCCGTCGAGGCGAAGGCCAAGGACTTCGGGGCTGCGCTCGGGGCCGGCATCGACTTCGTGGTGCCCAAGATCCAGGCGCTGACCCGGTTCGTCCGCGAGAACGCCGACGTCATCACCATCGTCGGCGGCGCGATCCTCGGCGCGGCAGCCGCGATCAAGACGATCACGACCGTCACGAAGCTGTGGGCTGCCGCTCAGGCGTTGCTGAACGCGCAGTGGCTCGCGAACCCCATCGGCATCATCATCGTGGCCGTGGCTGCGCTCGCAGCGGCCTTCGTCGTCGCCTACAGGCGCTCCAAGACGTTCCGCACGATCGTCGACAAGGCCTGGGCGGGCATCAAGAAGGCGATCTCGATCGCGTGGAAGATCATCAGCCCGATCCTCAAGGCGTACTGGGCGTACCTGACCAAGGTGCTGATCCCGGTGATCGTGTTCCTGTGGAAGAACGTCGTGAAGCCGGTGTTCGCCTTCATCTGGAAGGCGATCAAGAAGGCCTGGGAGTACATCAAGCCGCGTCTCGAGGCGTGGTGGAAGTTCACGACCGACGTCCTCATTCCGGCGATCCGGCAGCTGTGGCGCGACGTCATCAAGCCGGTGTTCGGGTCGATCTGGAAGGCCATCAAGTCGGCCTGGACCGACCGCATCAAGCCGGTGTTCGAGGCGGTGCGGGACTTCGTGAAGGACACCCTGCCGACCGTGTTCAAGCGCGGCATCGACGCGGTGAAGCGGCAGTGGGACCGGCTCAAGAACACCGCCAAGGCGCCCGTCCGGTTCGTCATCGACACGATCTGGAACAACGGCCTGCGCAAGCTCATCGGCGCGATCCCCGGGGTCGACACCCCGGATCGGGTCAACGTCGGCTTCCGGCGCGGCGGCTACACCGGCAACGGTCACCCCTCGCAGGTCGCCGGCGTCGTGCACGGTCGCGAGTGGGTCATCCCCGCCGACGCGACGCGCCGCCTGATGCGCGACCGGGGGCCGGGCTTCCTGCGCGCCCTGAACGGCTACCGCAACGGCGGCTACGTCTGGCCTGCGACGGGCGGCGTGACGCGCCACAGCGGCTACCCGTGGGCGACCTGGGCGGGCGACATCAACGAGCCCGGCGCCGGCGACTACGGCAACCCCGTGCGCGCCTACATGGACGGCGTGGTCGCCTCGACGGCGAAGCTCGGCACGTCGTACGGCTGGCACGTCCGCATGAACCACCCGGGCAACGGTTCGACGCTGTACGCGCACCTGTCCGACATCCTCGTCAGTGCAGGCCAGCGGCTAAGCGCCGGCGACCTCCTCGGCCGGGTCGGCTCGACGGGCAACAGCTCGGGGCCGCACCTGCACTTCGAGATCCTCGGCGGCCGCGCTCCCGAGGTGTCCTCGAGCAGCGGCGGCAACAGCTCGTGGCTGTCGGTCATCGGCAACGTGAAGGACTTCCTCTCGGACGTCCCGGACTGGCTGTCGACGGTGAAGGGCTACGGCGGCACCTGGGGCACGGTGCTCAACAGCGCCGTGCGCAGCGTCGGGTCCGACCTCATCCAGTGGGTGAACGACAAGATCCCGAACCGCTTCCTGCCCGACAACCCGATCCCCGACCTGTTCGACAACGGCGGGATGCTGACGGGCTTCGGCGTGAACCGCACGGGACGCCCCGAGCCGGTGCTGACCGACCGTCAGTGGGATGCGGTCGAGCGGCACCTTCCGCTCGGTGCAGGCATGAGCGATGCCCGTGTGATGCGTCTGTTCCGCGAGGCGCTGCGTGAGGGCTCGTACGAAGGCACACGAGACGGCCTGGTCGACGCCAGCCGGGGAGCACGGAGGCAGGGCCGATGATCCGTTACCCGCGGGTCGCGTTCGGTGCGCCTCCGGGAACTCGGGCGAGCAGTTCGCCATGCTTCCGGGCATGTCTTCGGTAGACCCGAACTGGCTTCCCTCCACGCTCGCGCAGTCGACGGCGGCATTGGTCGCAATCGTCGGTGGCTTCCTCGTGGGCCGCCTGGTGTCGCTGGCCGGTGAAGCCACGGCCCTCGCGCACCGACTTGATGAGCTCGACGAGCGCCGTCGACTGCGGGCAGCCGCCCTGCTGGAGGTCCACCGTGAACGACTCGACGTCAGTGAGCAATGGTTTCGCGAGCACCACCTTGAGGACTTCGTCCGAGCCGAAGGCGCAGTGGATGTCGACGCTGCGGTCGAGAGCTTCATCCCGCTCGGTAGCAGCGCCGCCGAGATGCGCCCGTACGCGGCCACGCTGGCTGATGCTGTTCGCGAAGCGTTCGACCTCATCAGGCAGCTCTACCCTGCACCGAAGCTCC harbors:
- a CDS encoding peptidoglycan DD-metalloendopeptidase family protein produces the protein MAVELATAYVSLVPSTRGMGAGIVKSLKGSERTLEKSGSNLGGRVKAGFGKALKAGALGASIVGALTVKKGLDRALGIEEAQAKLRGLGHDAESIQTIMESALKSVQGTAFGLDAAATTAAGAVAAGIKPGQELTKYLTAAADAATIAGVDVAEMGSIFNKVESNTVAYTDDLQQLADRGIPIFQWLRDEFDVSAKGLRKMVEGGEVDSDTFRKVITDNIGGAAQESGKTTTGAWKNLLASLGRVGANLLSGLLPDIRGGFGSITEALGPVEAKAKDFGAALGAGIDFVVPKIQALTRFVRENADVITIVGGAILGAAAAIKTITTVTKLWAAAQALLNAQWLANPIGIIIVAVAALAAAFVVAYRRSKTFRTIVDKAWAGIKKAISIAWKIISPILKAYWAYLTKVLIPVIVFLWKNVVKPVFAFIWKAIKKAWEYIKPRLEAWWKFTTDVLIPAIRQLWRDVIKPVFGSIWKAIKSAWTDRIKPVFEAVRDFVKDTLPTVFKRGIDAVKRQWDRLKNTAKAPVRFVIDTIWNNGLRKLIGAIPGVDTPDRVNVGFRRGGYTGNGHPSQVAGVVHGREWVIPADATRRLMRDRGPGFLRALNGYRNGGYVWPATGGVTRHSGYPWATWAGDINEPGAGDYGNPVRAYMDGVVASTAKLGTSYGWHVRMNHPGNGSTLYAHLSDILVSAGQRLSAGDLLGRVGSTGNSSGPHLHFEILGGRAPEVSSSSGGNSSWLSVIGNVKDFLSDVPDWLSTVKGYGGTWGTVLNSAVRSVGSDLIQWVNDKIPNRFLPDNPIPDLFDNGGMLTGFGVNRTGRPEPVLTDRQWDAVERHLPLGAGMSDARVMRLFREALREGSYEGTRDGLVDASRGARRQGR